One part of the Desulfobacterales bacterium genome encodes these proteins:
- a CDS encoding GAF domain-containing protein gives MKKKDIIILKYLHELDSKIDIVSISRFFPQVEFIYYKDVSEIIYEINSYTILVLDIDGFIVIKENLDKVLDKKFLVVLYDPYEKFFQEYSIPDYVFDILTEPVFQKKLHFVINKAFLALKYRIELDKKYHFKSKELQTLNAIGISLSNERDIDKLLENILSKSLEITGSDSGSLYIVIDKLDAIEDPNNYFANKELLFKLAENYTLPVNFKERPLELSKKSIAGYVALTGKPLLIHDAYHLPPDSEFRHNKTFDESIGYRCKSMLIVPMKNQKDELIGVIQLINKKIDANVKLTSLEIVEKQVIEYSQDDRDLVYSLASQAAILIDNTNLYNSIKELFEGFIKASVKAIEARDPTTSGHSERVAALTVSLAEKVDNINSGHLRSIKFSKNDIQEIKYASLLHDFGKIGVRENVLTKAKKLYPYELDIIQQRFKYIRKCMELNLTKAKLNYIIDNTREKALSYFPHIDKIYEEKFKEIDDTLKIILNSNEPAILPQEVSAKLHEIGIILFEDSDKTQIPYLSPCEIKSLSVVKGSLSEDERKEIESHVIHTYEFLKKIPWTNEFKKVPFIAYAHHEKLDGSGYPRQIDSKNIPIQSKMMTISDIYDALTASDRPYKKALPVSKALDIISYDVKGKKIDEELFKIFIEAKIYEKININKI, from the coding sequence ATGAAAAAAAAAGACATTATAATACTCAAATATTTACATGAATTAGATTCTAAAATTGATATTGTATCTATTTCTCGTTTTTTCCCTCAAGTCGAGTTTATTTATTATAAAGACGTATCAGAAATAATTTATGAAATAAATTCTTATACAATATTAGTTTTAGATATCGACGGATTCATTGTAATTAAAGAAAATTTAGATAAAGTCTTGGATAAAAAATTTTTAGTCGTTTTATATGATCCTTATGAAAAATTTTTTCAAGAATATAGTATTCCCGATTATGTTTTCGATATATTAACTGAACCTGTTTTTCAAAAAAAACTTCATTTTGTTATAAATAAAGCATTTTTAGCTTTAAAATACAGAATTGAACTTGACAAAAAATATCATTTTAAATCTAAAGAGCTTCAAACTTTAAATGCTATAGGGATATCTCTTTCTAATGAAAGGGATATTGATAAACTACTTGAAAATATATTATCAAAAAGTCTTGAAATTACGGGTTCAGATTCCGGCAGTTTATATATTGTAATTGATAAATTAGATGCTATCGAAGATCCTAATAATTATTTTGCTAACAAGGAACTTTTATTTAAACTTGCGGAAAACTATACACTTCCTGTTAATTTCAAGGAAAGGCCTTTAGAGTTAAGCAAAAAAAGCATAGCGGGTTATGTCGCCTTAACTGGTAAACCTTTATTAATTCATGATGCTTATCACTTACCCCCTGATTCTGAGTTCCGCCACAATAAAACCTTTGATGAATCTATTGGCTATAGATGCAAATCCATGTTAATAGTTCCCATGAAAAATCAAAAGGATGAGTTAATTGGAGTTATACAGCTAATAAACAAAAAAATAGATGCCAACGTCAAATTAACATCCTTGGAAATAGTAGAAAAACAGGTTATCGAATATAGTCAAGATGATAGAGATTTAGTATATTCCCTCGCAAGCCAAGCGGCTATATTGATTGATAATACCAACCTCTATAATAGTATAAAAGAGCTATTTGAAGGCTTTATCAAAGCTTCTGTAAAAGCAATAGAAGCAAGAGACCCAACTACTTCAGGCCATTCAGAGCGAGTAGCTGCTTTAACGGTCTCTTTAGCAGAAAAAGTCGATAATATAAATTCTGGACATTTACGCTCAATTAAATTTTCAAAAAATGACATTCAAGAAATAAAATATGCTTCTCTCTTACACGATTTTGGTAAAATTGGCGTTAGGGAAAATGTTCTTACCAAAGCAAAAAAACTTTATCCATATGAACTCGATATTATTCAACAAAGATTTAAGTATATACGAAAATGCATGGAGTTAAATCTCACAAAGGCAAAATTAAATTATATAATTGACAATACCAGAGAAAAAGCACTTTCCTATTTTCCCCACATAGATAAAATATATGAAGAAAAATTTAAGGAAATCGATGATACGTTAAAAATTATACTTAATTCAAATGAACCCGCAATCCTTCCCCAAGAAGTATCAGCAAAATTGCATGAAATAGGCATTATTTTATTTGAAGATTCTGATAAAACACAAATTCCATACTTAAGTCCCTGTGAGATAAAAAGCTTATCTGTTGTAAAAGGCAGTTTAAGCGAAGATGAAAGAAAAGAAATTGAATCACATGTGATTCATACTTATGAGTTTTTGAAAAAAATTCCTTGGACTAACGAATTTAAGAAAGTACCTTTTATTGCTTATGCTCACCACGAAAAATTAGATGGAAGTGGATATCCGAGACAAATAGATTCTAAAAACATTCCTATTCAATCCAAAATGATGACTATCTCTGATATATATGATGCATTAACAGCGAGTGACAGACCCTATAAAAAAGCGTTGCCTGTATCTAAAGCTTTAGATATAATATCCTATGATGTGAAAGGAAAAAAAATAGATGAAGAATTGTTTAAAATATTTATTGAAGCTAAAATTTATGAAAAAATAAATATAAATAAAATTTAA
- a CDS encoding diguanylate cyclase has product MIDDIEKQKILIVDDIPLNIQVLNDALEADYRTFFATNGRDALDIATTVMPDLILLDIKMPEMNGYDVCRKIKEDAILKDIPIIFITSLNQEEDETIGLELGAVDYISKPFSPAIVKLRVRNHLELKKQRDLLSRLSSLDGLTGISNRRIFDERYKIEWKRAVRNGKELSLILLDIDYFKAFNDNYGHLLGDSCLKNVAQAIASVIRRPADLAARYGGEEFICLLPDTNLKGATIISQDIMKKIYTLGVPHAYSSTSTLVTVSIGTGTISNYNNQSPEKFLDYVDKLLYQAKKEGRNRIVNGEYGEL; this is encoded by the coding sequence ATGATCGATGACATAGAAAAACAAAAAATCTTAATCGTAGATGACATCCCTTTAAATATACAAGTTTTAAATGATGCTCTTGAGGCTGATTACAGAACTTTCTTTGCTACTAACGGTCGTGACGCATTAGACATAGCAACTACAGTCATGCCCGACTTAATTCTTCTCGATATAAAAATGCCTGAAATGAATGGGTATGATGTATGCCGAAAAATAAAAGAAGATGCTATATTAAAAGACATACCTATAATTTTCATAACATCCTTAAACCAAGAAGAAGATGAAACTATAGGCTTAGAATTAGGTGCGGTTGACTATATATCAAAACCTTTTAGTCCTGCTATTGTAAAATTAAGGGTGAGAAATCATTTAGAATTAAAAAAACAGAGAGATCTATTATCAAGACTATCTTCATTAGACGGATTAACAGGAATTTCAAACAGAAGAATATTTGATGAACGCTATAAAATAGAATGGAAAAGAGCTGTAAGAAACGGCAAAGAACTATCACTGATACTACTTGATATTGACTATTTTAAAGCCTTTAATGACAACTACGGGCATCTTTTAGGAGACAGTTGTTTAAAAAATGTCGCTCAAGCTATTGCATCAGTTATAAGGCGTCCTGCAGACTTAGCCGCCCGCTATGGAGGTGAAGAATTTATCTGCTTACTTCCTGATACAAACTTAAAAGGTGCTACAATAATTTCTCAAGATATTATGAAAAAAATTTATACTTTAGGAGTACCCCATGCGTATTCGTCAACTTCAACACTCGTTACAGTAAGTATAGGCACTGGAACTATATCGAACTATAATAATCAATCCCCAGAAAAATTTTTGGATTATGTAGATAAACTTCTATATCAAGCTAAAAAAGAGGGGAGAAATAGAATTGTGAACGGTGAATACGGTGAATTGTAA
- a CDS encoding AtpZ/AtpI family protein, which produces MSEKQQNKSVKDRDAFSRQVGVKAARKLKAQRNGTQGVWFGLGMMGLIGWSVTIPTLLGAAFGIWLDNRHSGSHSWTLMLLVIGLVVGCVNAWHWVSKEDKEMREEQEDNDE; this is translated from the coding sequence ATGAGTGAAAAACAGCAAAACAAGAGCGTGAAAGACCGGGATGCGTTCAGTCGGCAGGTCGGTGTGAAGGCAGCGCGCAAGCTAAAAGCGCAGCGTAACGGCACTCAGGGTGTCTGGTTTGGTTTGGGCATGATGGGGCTTATCGGATGGTCGGTGACGATTCCGACGCTGCTCGGTGCTGCGTTCGGTATCTGGCTGGACAATCGTCATTCTGGAAGCCATTCCTGGACCCTGATGCTGCTGGTCATCGGCTTGGTCGTCGGTTGTGTGAATGCCTGGCATTGGGTGTCAAAGGAAGACAAGGAAATGCGAGAGGAACAGGAGGATAATGATGAATGA
- a CDS encoding F0F1 ATP synthase subunit epsilon, with protein MNLKILLPFRIFADKSGVSRIVAETLEGSFGLLPRRLDCVAALAPGILIYENEAEGEVYVAVDEGVLVKTGLNVLVSVRNAVGGTDLGQLREAVDLEFLNLNEQEQVVSSVMAKMESGFIRRFAEFHHE; from the coding sequence ATGAATCTTAAGATTCTTCTGCCGTTCCGAATCTTCGCTGATAAATCAGGCGTTTCACGCATCGTCGCTGAGACTCTCGAGGGTTCGTTCGGACTTTTGCCACGGCGACTGGACTGCGTTGCAGCGCTCGCGCCCGGGATTTTAATTTACGAAAACGAAGCGGAGGGCGAGGTTTACGTGGCCGTTGATGAAGGGGTGCTGGTCAAGACCGGCCTGAACGTGCTCGTCTCAGTGCGCAACGCTGTTGGTGGGACTGACCTCGGCCAACTGCGTGAGGCGGTGGATCTGGAATTCCTCAACCTGAACGAACAGGAGCAGGTCGTCAGCTCGGTGATGGCTAAAATGGAGAGCGGTTTTATTCGTCGTTTTGCTGAGTTTCATCATGAGTGA
- a CDS encoding F0F1 ATP synthase subunit A, translated as MRLSPDEMIFWQYGFFKLNATIVFTWGLMFVLAVGSKLVTRKLSTELKRSRWQNLLEIVVTSIEKQIEEVGLDHPKKYLGFLGTLFLFVAAASLCTVIPGYEPPTGSLSTTAALALCVFVAVPFFGIAEQGMGNYLKSYMDPTFIMLPFNIISEISRTLALSVRLFGNMMSGAMIIGILLTITPFIFPIIMTVLGLLTGMVQAYIFSILAAVYIAAATRVRKPKSEPETEQ; from the coding sequence ATGCGCCTCAGTCCCGATGAGATGATCTTCTGGCAATACGGTTTTTTCAAACTCAACGCTACCATTGTATTCACGTGGGGATTGATGTTTGTGCTTGCTGTTGGCTCAAAACTTGTCACGCGCAAATTATCTACGGAACTGAAACGTTCCCGCTGGCAGAACCTTCTGGAAATCGTGGTTACCAGCATCGAGAAACAAATTGAAGAGGTTGGCCTGGATCATCCGAAGAAATATCTCGGATTTCTGGGCACGCTCTTCTTGTTTGTCGCTGCAGCCAGCCTCTGTACTGTCATTCCAGGTTACGAGCCACCGACCGGCTCGCTCTCGACTACGGCTGCACTTGCGCTGTGTGTATTTGTGGCAGTGCCGTTTTTTGGCATCGCGGAGCAAGGGATGGGCAACTACCTCAAGTCTTATATGGATCCGACATTCATCATGCTGCCGTTTAATATCATCAGCGAAATTTCGCGCACTCTGGCCCTGTCTGTCCGATTGTTTGGTAACATGATGAGTGGAGCGATGATTATCGGAATCCTGCTCACGATTACGCCCTTCATCTTTCCGATCATTATGACGGTGCTGGGGCTACTTACCGGTATGGTTCAGGCCTATATTTTTAGCATTCTGGCAGCGGTTTATATCGCGGCAGCCACGCGTGTCCGTAAGCCCAAGTCTGAACCCGAAACAGAACAATGA
- a CDS encoding extracellular solute-binding protein produces MAGKPKPAFWIVVFLVVGGLIAFSLNKAGIINIDNMLNPSTENNANQASQKFSDKKIGINFYSSSAKQNWVNELVKKFNNSGAKVNGKTINVSAFHVTSGGSLDDLKDGNIKPDIWSPGDESWLYMATEYWKNVKMKVLFDDYTPLVNIPLIVAMWEPMAKALGYPNPIGWKDIEKLASDPNGWKSLGHPEWGKFRWGHAHPDANSGFLTIVSEVYAALDKTEGITPDDLKKPEVISFLKEFEGAVEHYGLSNSWIDDLMYIKGPAYLSATVQYENTIIQSNEKHQNKPFKMIAIYPKEGNFWTQHPAAILKEDWMDAEKEEACKKFIEFLLSSESQKRAMEMGLRPINNEIAMSSPFDYEHGVIQGVSNDKMFKVPDEDVLKRIRDLWEDVKIPATLVLVMDCSGSMSGDPIYNAKAGAIEFIKNMKPRDQIMVSIFSSAVNTLSDLCYIKDCGEELTSRLDSVFANGGTALYDALHFNYDFLNQISKQGQKRRYSILILSDGRDTSSRLNKHDFLDSLPKGEEFDSPKIYSIAYGSEADKELLAEISNRTNGRLFTSSSAEIRKTYKELSANF; encoded by the coding sequence ATGGCTGGTAAACCAAAACCTGCATTTTGGATAGTTGTTTTTCTTGTAGTAGGAGGATTAATTGCTTTTTCGCTTAATAAAGCTGGCATTATTAACATTGACAACATGTTAAATCCCTCTACAGAAAACAATGCTAATCAAGCTTCCCAAAAATTTTCCGACAAAAAAATCGGGATTAATTTCTATTCTTCGAGCGCTAAACAAAACTGGGTAAATGAACTGGTGAAAAAATTTAATAATTCAGGAGCTAAAGTTAATGGAAAAACCATTAATGTATCAGCTTTTCACGTAACATCCGGTGGAAGCCTTGATGACCTTAAAGATGGCAATATAAAACCTGATATCTGGTCCCCAGGCGATGAATCTTGGTTATATATGGCTACTGAATATTGGAAAAACGTTAAAATGAAAGTTCTTTTTGATGATTATACTCCTTTAGTGAATATTCCTTTAATCGTTGCCATGTGGGAACCGATGGCAAAAGCTTTAGGATATCCTAATCCCATAGGATGGAAGGACATTGAAAAACTTGCATCCGATCCTAATGGCTGGAAAAGTTTAGGACATCCTGAATGGGGTAAATTTAGATGGGGGCATGCTCACCCTGATGCTAATTCAGGTTTTTTAACAATAGTATCAGAAGTTTATGCCGCATTAGATAAAACCGAAGGAATTACACCGGATGATCTTAAAAAGCCCGAAGTAATTTCTTTTTTAAAGGAATTTGAAGGGGCTGTCGAGCATTATGGACTTTCTAATAGTTGGATTGATGATCTTATGTATATAAAAGGGCCTGCATATCTTTCAGCTACCGTTCAGTATGAAAACACTATTATACAAAGTAACGAAAAACATCAAAATAAACCTTTTAAAATGATTGCAATTTATCCAAAAGAAGGTAATTTTTGGACTCAACATCCTGCTGCTATTTTAAAAGAAGATTGGATGGATGCAGAAAAAGAAGAAGCTTGCAAAAAATTCATTGAATTTCTATTAAGCTCTGAATCTCAAAAAAGAGCTATGGAAATGGGACTTAGGCCTATTAACAATGAAATAGCCATGTCAAGTCCTTTTGATTATGAGCATGGAGTTATACAAGGCGTAAGCAATGATAAAATGTTCAAAGTTCCTGACGAAGATGTATTAAAAAGAATACGTGATTTATGGGAAGATGTAAAAATCCCAGCAACACTCGTTCTTGTTATGGATTGCTCAGGAAGTATGAGTGGAGATCCTATTTATAATGCTAAAGCAGGAGCAATTGAATTTATAAAGAATATGAAACCAAGAGACCAAATCATGGTAAGCATATTTTCAAGCGCAGTAAATACATTATCTGATTTATGCTATATAAAAGACTGTGGTGAAGAACTTACAAGCCGGCTTGATTCAGTTTTTGCAAACGGTGGAACCGCTTTATATGACGCTTTACACTTTAATTACGATTTTTTAAATCAAATAAGCAAACAGGGACAAAAAAGAAGATATTCTATCTTAATTCTTTCTGACGGAAGAGATACTTCAAGTAGGCTAAATAAGCACGATTTTTTAGATTCATTACCTAAAGGTGAAGAGTTCGATAGCCCTAAAATATATTCAATTGCCTATGGTTCAGAAGCTGATAAAGAACTTTTGGCGGAAATTTCAAATAGGACTAATGGCCGGTTATTTACCAGTTCTTCAGCAGAAATACGCAAAACATATAAGGAGTTAAGTGCAAATTTCTAA
- a CDS encoding radical SAM protein has translation MKDKTVSFSKHAKNVFFHILTNCNLKCIHCYINPDQHGRKTLPLSTIELWLKEFISSNDETNLVILGGEPTLHPELPSIIKTARKIGYSSITIDTNGYLFNDFLSKIEPELVDYISFSLDGATKKINDLIRGDGSYDTCIAGVKKAVLKGFATSLIYTVNKLNIHEIKAVVPLLKDIGIKRFFIQVVGIRGKSFEKMQKNLQVFWEEWLDIIPDAASLATSEGLIAVYPKVYLKKDEPFECAGIAADNYFIFPNGRVYRCPICEDYPINSLEFNSEHKLIKTSKINEQDLFKLNIPEGCVMNKIIQPNNIPYDENGIPKLKIACCLLKQSFISPG, from the coding sequence ATGAAAGATAAAACAGTTTCTTTTTCAAAACATGCAAAAAATGTTTTTTTTCATATTTTAACTAACTGTAACCTAAAATGCATTCACTGCTATATTAATCCAGATCAGCATGGGCGAAAGACTCTTCCTTTATCAACTATTGAATTATGGTTGAAAGAATTTATAAGCTCAAATGATGAAACAAACTTGGTAATTCTTGGGGGAGAACCAACTCTTCATCCAGAGTTACCATCAATTATTAAAACAGCCAGAAAAATTGGCTATTCCTCCATTACAATTGATACAAATGGATATTTATTTAATGATTTTTTATCAAAGATTGAGCCCGAGTTAGTTGATTATATAAGTTTTAGTCTTGACGGAGCTACAAAAAAAATCAATGATTTAATAAGAGGTGACGGTTCTTATGATACTTGCATTGCTGGAGTAAAAAAAGCCGTTTTAAAGGGTTTTGCTACAAGTCTTATATATACAGTAAATAAACTGAATATTCATGAAATTAAAGCTGTTGTGCCTTTATTAAAAGACATAGGTATAAAAAGATTTTTTATTCAAGTAGTCGGGATTAGAGGAAAATCTTTTGAAAAAATGCAAAAAAATCTTCAGGTTTTTTGGGAAGAATGGCTTGACATTATACCTGATGCGGCAAGTCTTGCCACATCAGAAGGCTTAATAGCTGTTTATCCAAAAGTCTATTTAAAAAAAGATGAGCCTTTTGAATGTGCTGGAATAGCTGCGGATAATTATTTTATTTTTCCAAATGGAAGGGTTTATCGCTGCCCTATATGCGAAGATTATCCTATTAATAGCTTAGAATTTAATTCAGAACATAAGCTTATCAAAACTTCAAAAATAAATGAACAAGATTTATTTAAGCTTAATATACCTGAAGGGTGTGTAATGAATAAAATTATTCAGCCAAATAATATACCCTATGATGAAAATGGAATTCCAAAATTAAAGATAGCTTGCTGCCTGTTAAAACAGTCCTTTATATCTCCGGGATAA
- a CDS encoding F0F1 ATP synthase subunit beta: MGDKISPSNLGSVVSVRGSVVDIRFDAHLPPIYSLLHTDDGKIVIEVLAQLDAHRVRGIALTPTQGLARGMAVEDTGGPLKAPVGKEILSRMFDVFGNAIDRQEAPSNVEWRTVHQSPPSLARRSTKSEIFETGIKAIDVLVPLERGGKAGLFGGAGVGKTVLLTEMIHNMIGHQEGVSIFCGIGERCREGEELYRDMKEAGVLPSMVMIFGQMNEPPGSRFRVGHAALTMAEYFRDDEHRDVLLLIDNIFRFIQAGMEVSGLMGQMPSRLGYQPTLGTELSRLEERIANTDTGAITSIQAVYVPADDLTDPAAVHTFSHLSASIVLSRKRASEGLYPAIDLLQSSSKIATPGIVGERHYLLAQEIRRTLAQYEDLKDIIAMLGLEQLAQDDRNVVARARRLERFLTQPFFATEQFSGIKGKLVSLKDALDGCERILRDEFKDYPESTLYMIGAIEEAVKKDKTGELEVKSEPEPEVKADPNPKLKLEAEHAEDTHES, translated from the coding sequence ATGGGCGATAAAATTAGTCCTTCCAATCTCGGCTCTGTGGTTTCGGTACGCGGTAGTGTCGTAGATATACGGTTCGATGCACATTTGCCGCCAATCTACTCCTTGCTGCACACTGATGATGGGAAAATTGTCATCGAAGTTTTAGCACAACTTGACGCGCATCGCGTGCGTGGAATAGCGTTGACTCCCACCCAGGGTCTCGCCCGAGGCATGGCGGTGGAAGACACGGGCGGACCGTTAAAGGCTCCCGTCGGCAAGGAAATTCTCTCGCGAATGTTCGACGTTTTTGGTAACGCCATCGACCGCCAGGAGGCTCCGTCAAATGTAGAGTGGCGCACAGTACATCAATCTCCGCCGTCGTTGGCGAGGCGTTCTACAAAATCCGAGATCTTCGAGACGGGGATCAAGGCCATCGATGTGTTGGTCCCGCTGGAGCGTGGCGGCAAAGCTGGCCTGTTCGGCGGCGCAGGGGTGGGCAAGACGGTATTGCTCACCGAAATGATCCACAACATGATCGGGCACCAGGAGGGCGTCAGTATTTTTTGCGGCATCGGCGAACGATGTCGCGAAGGCGAGGAACTTTATCGCGACATGAAGGAAGCCGGCGTGTTGCCGAGCATGGTAATGATCTTTGGCCAGATGAACGAGCCGCCGGGCAGTCGGTTCCGTGTGGGCCACGCGGCACTGACGATGGCCGAGTATTTCCGGGATGACGAACACCGCGACGTGCTGCTGCTGATCGATAATATTTTTCGGTTTATCCAGGCCGGCATGGAGGTGTCCGGTCTGATGGGGCAAATGCCGTCGCGTTTGGGCTACCAGCCGACATTGGGCACTGAACTGTCGCGGTTGGAGGAGCGAATCGCCAACACCGATACCGGAGCCATCACTTCAATCCAGGCGGTGTATGTGCCTGCGGACGATTTGACCGATCCGGCAGCGGTTCACACGTTTTCGCATCTCTCTGCGTCCATTGTACTTTCGCGAAAGCGCGCGAGTGAGGGACTTTATCCTGCTATTGATCTGCTGCAATCCAGTTCCAAAATTGCCACTCCCGGAATCGTAGGCGAACGGCATTATCTCCTGGCGCAGGAAATCAGACGGACGCTTGCGCAGTACGAAGATCTCAAGGACATCATCGCCATGCTCGGTTTGGAACAACTGGCGCAGGATGACCGCAACGTCGTCGCCCGTGCCAGACGGCTGGAACGATTCCTCACACAACCGTTTTTCGCCACCGAACAGTTCAGCGGCATCAAGGGAAAACTTGTCAGCCTCAAAGACGCTCTGGATGGCTGTGAACGAATCTTGCGCGATGAATTCAAAGACTACCCTGAGAGCACACTCTACATGATCGGGGCGATTGAAGAAGCGGTGAAAAAAGATAAAACCGGCGAACTTGAAGTTAAATCAGAGCCTGAACCCGAAGTCAAAGCTGATCCTAACCCTAAACTTAAATTGGAGGCCGAACATGCGGAAGATACGCATGAATCTTAA
- a CDS encoding ATP synthase subunit I: MNEMLKLVHALVMGVLLGAIYFGGLWWTVQKGMSSKQPAFWFLGSLLMRTGIVLSGFYFSALGHWEKLLVSLLGFVLARLIVTRLTRAKEKPICTAQEVSHAPQSR, translated from the coding sequence ATGAATGAAATGTTGAAGCTGGTTCATGCCCTGGTGATGGGCGTTTTGCTCGGTGCGATCTATTTTGGCGGTCTTTGGTGGACGGTTCAGAAGGGGATGTCCTCTAAACAGCCGGCGTTTTGGTTCTTAGGCAGCCTGTTGATGCGAACTGGTATTGTCCTATCTGGTTTTTATTTTAGCGCGCTCGGTCATTGGGAAAAGCTGCTGGTGAGCCTCCTTGGATTTGTATTGGCACGCCTTATCGTAACACGGCTCACCAGAGCGAAAGAAAAGCCGATTTGCACGGCACAGGAGGTCAGCCATGCGCCTCAGTCCCGATGA
- a CDS encoding F0F1 ATP synthase subunit delta, which produces MLIDWFTIVAQVLNFLSLVWLMKRFLYKPILNAIDEREKRIATELSSADKKKAEAQKESDEFNHKNKKFDDQRAALFSKATEDALAERKRLFDEARKAADDLSAKRLETLRNDVSNLNQAISRRTVKEVFAIARKALKDLASTSLEERMGEVFTRRLREMDGQAKESLVVALKTSSEPALVRSAFELSAAQCAAIQNAINETFSAEVNIRFETAPDLISGIELSTNGRKVVWSIADYLASIEKGIDELLKEKDKPEAKTEPDSKTKAEHKKIKHETRSQ; this is translated from the coding sequence ATGTTAATCGATTGGTTCACCATCGTTGCGCAGGTGCTCAACTTTCTCAGCCTGGTGTGGTTGATGAAGCGTTTTCTATACAAACCGATTCTTAACGCCATCGATGAGCGGGAGAAACGGATTGCCACGGAACTATCTAGCGCCGACAAGAAAAAGGCCGAAGCCCAAAAAGAGAGTGACGAGTTCAATCACAAAAATAAGAAGTTTGATGATCAGCGTGCCGCGCTCTTTAGCAAAGCTACAGAAGATGCCCTGGCCGAACGTAAACGTCTTTTCGACGAAGCACGGAAAGCGGCCGATGACTTGAGTGCCAAGCGACTGGAAACGCTGAGAAACGACGTCAGTAACTTGAATCAGGCCATCAGCCGTCGGACTGTGAAGGAAGTGTTTGCCATCGCGCGAAAGGCACTGAAGGATCTTGCCTCGACAAGTTTGGAAGAACGAATGGGTGAGGTATTCACCCGTAGATTGAGAGAGATGGACGGCCAGGCAAAAGAAAGCCTCGTCGTGGCACTTAAAACATCGTCTGAACCCGCGCTCGTTCGAAGCGCATTTGAACTGTCTGCGGCACAATGTGCGGCAATACAAAATGCGATCAACGAAACCTTCTCTGCTGAAGTCAACATCCGGTTCGAGACTGCTCCAGATCTGATCAGCGGCATTGAACTGTCTACAAATGGACGAAAGGTGGTGTGGAGCATTGCGGATTATCTGGCGTCGATAGAAAAAGGCATCGACGAACTTCTGAAAGAGAAGGACAAGCCGGAGGCTAAAACCGAACCAGATTCAAAAACCAAAGCTGAACATAAAAAAATCAAACACGAAACAAGGAGTCAGTGA
- a CDS encoding F0F1 ATP synthase subunit C: MDNMTIIAVASIVITGITISFGCLGPALAEGKAVATALSSLAQQPDASATITRTLFVGLAMIESTAIYCFVVSMILVFANPFWNHVIAQTTGK; the protein is encoded by the coding sequence ATGGATAACATGACAATTATCGCAGTAGCATCCATTGTCATCACCGGAATCACAATCAGTTTCGGCTGTTTGGGGCCTGCCCTGGCAGAAGGTAAAGCTGTCGCAACGGCATTGAGTTCGCTGGCCCAGCAGCCCGATGCATCCGCCACCATCACCCGGACATTGTTCGTAGGCCTGGCGATGATCGAGTCAACGGCCATCTATTGTTTTGTGGTCTCGATGATTCTCGTTTTCGCCAACCCATTCTGGAACCATGTCATTGCCCAAACAACAGGAAAATAA
- a CDS encoding cyclic nucleotide-binding domain-containing protein encodes MIESKYLKDNIQNIQKLMTLSALRHFETQNLAKLLKLSKIRQYDDGECIIQEGDLDPWLYIILEGQVKITKRGVEIAKIDKKGEFFGEMRIIDSKSRSASVYAVGTTICLAIDTVAKERSSEETMDERLDFLLMLYKVFAEYMSARLRLTNEEVMWAKLEIDRLRGK; translated from the coding sequence ATGATAGAATCAAAATATTTAAAGGATAATATTCAAAATATCCAAAAATTGATGACCTTAAGCGCTCTGCGCCATTTTGAAACACAAAATCTTGCAAAACTACTTAAACTTAGCAAAATTCGGCAGTATGATGATGGAGAATGCATTATACAGGAAGGGGACCTCGACCCTTGGCTCTATATAATTCTTGAAGGACAAGTAAAAATTACAAAAAGGGGCGTTGAAATCGCCAAGATAGATAAAAAAGGTGAATTTTTTGGAGAAATGAGAATTATCGATAGTAAAAGCCGATCCGCTTCTGTATATGCTGTAGGAACAACTATATGTCTCGCTATTGATACTGTAGCCAAAGAAAGATCTTCTGAGGAAACTATGGATGAAAGACTTGATTTTCTCCTTATGTTATACAAAGTTTTTGCGGAATATATGTCAGCAAGGCTTAGGCTCACAAATGAAGAAGTTATGTGGGCAAAATTGGAAATTGATAGGCTTAGGGGAAAATAG